CCGAGGCGGTCTGAAGATGTGTCTGCAAGTGCTCGATGAAGATCAGTCATACCAGGTCCGGGTGAAGGCGCTCTACGCAGTTTCCTGTGAGTTGCATACGAATACATATATGCGCTTTTTACTTTTCTTGTACATTTGCCATATCCTGTGatcagagctgccaagtctccccAATTCTACACTAGGCTTTCTGAAAgatgaaataatttttcatgttcTGACATGAAGATATTGGAAGCCTGCTCTTGGGattgttatgcctccgccacgaagtgtcaccggaggcattatatttttgtttggttgctcattttttgtttttctgaagaTGCTTGTAATACACCAGTTTTGGATTTTCTGTGATATTGATATGCTGCATAATATGGGCACAGCATACCTGCCAATGATTCCTTTTTCATGGAATTATTCCTGTTTTGCAGGAAAGAGGCCTTGGTTATAACCTCATTCTGCTATTTCTGTGAACATTTGCTGTTGATAGTGTTGGATGGTAGATGGATGGCAAGTTAAGCGGCTACCTGAGCACATCAAGGGTTGAAAGCATTGCCACATTCTTTCAAATCGATATGCTGTGCGACAATTATGCAAGAATTATTAAAGAGAAAGATGTCAATTCAATCTTTTTATTACATCGTCCACACATTGAaatgtgacctttgactctGCGACAGGTCTTGTGCGGGAGCATGACGCTGCTCAAGAGGCACTAGTGGAGGCGGACGGATTCTCCTCCCTGATGAGGGCCATGCAGTCCGACGTGGAGAAACTCCAGATAAAGGCAGCATTTCTGCTCAGCGCCCTCTTGTGGGAACAGCCCAAGTTTAATGGTGAGGAGAGATTAAGCAGTTATCAtcacgagggtttaattttcacgaattttgggAGTATCAGTTGGAATGGGAATTTACCAGCACaggaaaatgtctccatgcactTTGGTAGTAGTAATGACATCAGCGTTGGCgtcaattcgcaaaaacaacatctcgacACAATGTCTGTGTTCTCCTCATttacgaaaatatctgtacacaaaaatatcaGGGTATACAgtagagaaagaggaaaaggggAAACTGttctctcctcctttttttcttttttttttttaaccaagtGACTATCAGAATCAGTTTTTTGtgttaaaattgaaatatgttaTGGTTCGAATCATTATTCATTGACAGTAGGTTTCCAGACAATCTGTGCCCATTGGCAAAAAAGAACATTCCAGTGTGCATTTCAGGTTGCAAAACAACACACATCAGGGGCCTGGTGCATAAAACTCTCTACCTGAGAAAACTCAGGTTGATTCTTCAAAAAAGATTGTTCCTGTGTTGCAGTCTATGTCGGAATCATACTAAGCTGAGTTTTCAGTCCTTGTGGGAACAGCTTTTGGGAGTTTTTTTGCAGGTTAAATGTATCATGCAATGGGCCTCAGGAGTTAAGGAACTTAACGGAATACAGTCAATCTCGCCCAAAGCTACTGTACCTTGCACAAGCCAAAAAAAGTACGTAGACTAGAAAAATTCTACCTGGGATGGATGTGAGTATGTTTAGATTCCGTTGTGTATGTCAAATTAACATAAATCAAAGGGTTTTAtctgcttcttttttatttgactATGGCAAAGTTGAGTTTACTTCTATTGACATAATTACAACAGGATATTATCAATGCGATGATATGTTATATATTCTTATTACTTTCTCCCCCTGCCTTCCTGCCCCCTTCCCTTTTCCACAGACACCCTTCACAACATGGGAATGGTGCAGCAGCTAATTCACATCCTGCAGGGCGAGCATCGCATGTTCCACGAGCACGTCATGTCGGCCGTTCTCCGCCTGGTCTCCGGACACGACGGTTGCCGTGACGACGCCCTGAATCCCCAAATCGGCTTCCGCTCCTTCTTGGAGGAGAGGGTCAAAGAGCTGACCGGCAAGGAAGAGTTCATGGTATGTGGATTGGATGCTGTGTGTCATTATTTTATTGTTGGGGGCATCCCATCGAAATGAGCTGTGACTTGGAGTATACATGTAGCTAGTTAgagcaaaacaaacatattttgaaagatacCTGGTATTAGCTGAACCAGGTGAAACACTGAAATATGTGACAATTTCATTGTCCCTATGTCATCATATAAGCTTTTGAAATATATGAGAAATGCAGAAGACTCTGGCTGTactttttcatatcatataaAGTCACTTTGTATATGACTGAATGTTTTGGCATGTGCCTGTAATCCAGCTACTTTGGAGGCAAGGATGGTGATGTGGcttttcttgcataatttttcacttttcttgcataaaaaaagagtacctgacttccctctttcaaaaggcagggggaataatgttaCCCTCCACACACATCAGTTATAAGTCAAGGGGATGATTGCTtttcaaaaaaggtgaaattttgtgaaattctcgtcatattttctttatattttttatgcatgtgacatcacaaattgcaGTAGTGTTCTCAGGCAGCAATTTgcactgaaaatgtgaaaatccaTAACCttggaacggattgtccgacttCACTTCAACCTTCACTGACAATGCAATCTACCGTTTGTGGTACCTTCACAGATGTGCTGtttcattcactcaatccactttATATATTAAGtagaacttgtcctttaattctcTTTGTCACCTGACAGGACTTTGCCTGTGTTCACATTCTCACAATATTTCCTgaatttgtatgaaaaaacagaaTCGTCCTTCCTCAATTAAAGTATATGTGTGTGAGAATGGTGTGCCCTTCAAACAATTGCTGTCTTGATGAGAAATGAGATAAAGAAATTGAGTTCtttgagaaaatttgaaattacTTACATTTAAAGTGACGAGAGACTTTGCACCAAATATGTCATTTTCACAGAATTCAAGTAGGAACTTTGAGCTGCTCATTTTGGAATGGTAGACATGAGCTTGGAAGTCATAGTGTTGTTTTCGGTGTAGAGGTACTCAACAAAATCTGACTATTagcatgtctttttttttaaaatgtctgAGTGCAGGAGGAATTGGATTACAGCCAGAAGCTGCTGGCACTCTTCAGAAAGTTTGCGCCTCAGGATGGTGCCACATCGGCGGACAGGTGACCCACTTGCAATGCCGCCCTCTACCCCTCAGCCCCCTCCCTTAGTGGCTCTCCCTAGAGGCTTTGCTTCGTGGTTTCTCTCTCGGGAGCTCTGGAAGGTGGACAGGAAGCCAAAGGCGGAACCAGTTGGAGCTCGCCATCATGAAAGGGGAACGTCCTGCATCTGCATGTGCCACCGCAAGAAGCTCGCAACTGCGCACATGAAGCCTGTGCGTGTACATGATGTGTGACCCTGGATAACAAAACTCACACAAAAATGGTCTGGTTTGATTTTGCAATTGATGTAAAAGTAGCATTTTCGGGTAGCTTAGCTGTTTTGGGATTATTGGTGATATCTGATGGAATTACTCATTTTCAATTTGAAGTTTAACTTCAAAagcataaagattaaatgtaAGTTATGTTTTTAATAGTTTTTTagaaccttttttttctgcatctgATTTTCTGTTTTCCTCCTATTAGGTGCGTGAAAATGCGCAGGAAAATCTGACAGAAGTTCATAAAAAGTCCTGTTATAAAGCATGTTAAGTCCTGAATAAAATCTTTACTTTCAGAGTTTGAACTTAGCAAAATAAGTGCtctctggtgactttttgtgggttttgttaTGCAGGGTCACACAGCATTATAGGAGTATATTATGCTTAGTCCCTAATGTGTCATACTCGCATATGCGTGCTGCTGACGGAGCGCCCTTCTGTTGCTATCGGCATTTCAGTCACTGTGTATGCCCATTGATCTGGACAGATTGTATTACATTGATGAGTGGCTTCCTTGTGTGAGTAATCACAGCACAGGGAATCTCAATG
The sequence above is a segment of the Diadema setosum chromosome 12, eeDiaSeto1, whole genome shotgun sequence genome. Coding sequences within it:
- the LOC140235958 gene encoding hsp70-binding protein 1-like, with product MATGREGDGLGRRRGGGAGDSIQGSLNQVLQYAIANTSTDSPSQPREQEQREALTAEKKEFMEKVFAEMLRDEVKEMKEHIDTLKGILKSETEEDQETKEERLELLLDLCESIDNAQDFLKLGGTDVAMALCKDSSAEVRWRALDLLATTVQNNPTNQGAMLDRGGLKMCLQVLDEDQSYQVRVKALYAVSCLVREHDAAQEALVEADGFSSLMRAMQSDVEKLQIKAAFLLSALLWEQPKFNDTLHNMGMVQQLIHILQGEHRMFHEHVMSAVLRLVSGHDGCRDDALNPQIGFRSFLEERVKELTGKEEFMEELDYSQKLLALFRKFAPQDGATSADR